In the Deinococcus ficus genome, one interval contains:
- a CDS encoding low temperature requirement protein A — protein MTAGQPDDVTLQEGQVPPSQEQGGHGEQKVTWLELFYDLIFVVAFDQLAKRLGDAPQLAQLGVFTLLFGAVWWAWASNAVYASRYGNESRAYRWGTLAQLVTMSMIALTLRGDLVDTGRAFALAFGVNRVLQALQSLHAAREEGEAFPWRLAGSQGLAGGMWLASAALPGGSGGQLGLWGAALAVEVLTPVFTRAHAHARLPHEGHLPERVGLLQIIALGAIVTEVVTGGRKQALTWATLVPALAAILTVVGLWRLYFDQARALPLLAAHVEGQVGRMLSWLYGHLPFTLAVVMVGVGLGHGISDVDAKKDAVSQQWVAWPLAGALIALVGLRANSLIVTHRARLRDRSIWVMLLAAGAAAGLAALDLDTVQLHLLAAGITLLAAFLVATDPVTTRLGRLEEVVADRLEEGSAPDSLEPEVVEALQDEPDAARAEGTSGNPPTNSATRRS, from the coding sequence GTGACGGCCGGCCAGCCGGACGACGTCACCCTTCAGGAGGGGCAGGTTCCGCCCTCGCAGGAGCAGGGGGGGCATGGGGAGCAGAAGGTCACGTGGCTGGAGCTGTTCTATGACCTGATTTTCGTGGTGGCGTTCGATCAGCTGGCGAAGCGGCTGGGGGACGCACCGCAGCTGGCGCAGCTGGGGGTGTTCACGCTGCTGTTCGGGGCGGTGTGGTGGGCGTGGGCGAGCAATGCGGTGTACGCCTCGCGGTATGGGAACGAGTCGCGGGCGTATCGGTGGGGCACGCTGGCGCAGCTGGTGACGATGAGCATGATTGCCCTGACGCTGCGCGGGGATCTGGTGGACACGGGCCGGGCGTTCGCGCTGGCGTTCGGCGTGAACCGCGTGTTGCAGGCGCTGCAGTCGTTGCATGCGGCGCGGGAGGAGGGCGAGGCGTTCCCGTGGCGGCTGGCGGGGTCGCAGGGGCTGGCGGGCGGGATGTGGCTGGCGTCGGCGGCGTTGCCGGGCGGCTCGGGCGGGCAATTGGGGCTGTGGGGGGCAGCGCTGGCCGTGGAGGTGCTCACGCCGGTGTTCACGCGCGCACATGCGCATGCGCGGCTGCCGCATGAGGGGCACCTGCCGGAGCGGGTGGGGCTGCTGCAGATCATCGCGCTGGGCGCCATCGTGACGGAGGTGGTGACCGGGGGGCGCAAGCAGGCGCTGACGTGGGCGACCCTCGTGCCGGCGCTGGCGGCAATCCTGACGGTGGTGGGGTTGTGGCGGCTGTACTTCGATCAGGCGCGGGCGCTGCCGCTGCTGGCGGCGCACGTGGAGGGGCAGGTGGGGCGGATGCTGTCGTGGCTGTACGGGCACCTGCCGTTCACGCTGGCGGTGGTGATGGTGGGCGTGGGCCTGGGGCACGGCATCAGTGACGTGGACGCGAAGAAGGACGCGGTGAGTCAGCAGTGGGTCGCGTGGCCGCTGGCGGGCGCGTTGATCGCGCTGGTGGGCCTGCGGGCGAATTCGCTGATCGTGACGCACCGGGCGCGGCTGCGGGACCGCAGTATCTGGGTGATGCTGCTCGCGGCGGGCGCCGCGGCGGGGCTGGCGGCGCTGGACCTGGACACGGTGCAGCTGCACCTGCTGGCGGCCGGCATAACACTGCTGGCGGCGTTCCTGGTGGCGACGGACCCGGTCACGACGCGCCTGGGCCGGCTGGAGGAGGTGGTGGCGGACCGGCTGGAGGAAGGGAGCGCGCCGGATTCCCTGGAGCCGGAGGTGGTGGAGGCGCTTCAGGACGAGCCGGACGCCGCGCGCGCGGAGGGCACGTCGGGGAATCCGCCGACGAACAGCGCGACCCGCAGGTCCTGA
- the fni gene encoding type 2 isopentenyl-diphosphate Delta-isomerase codes for MPDAAPPAPSPLSTRKLRHIEACLLPESQYQHVTTGLERVPWLYRALPETDLDDVDLRTTFLGRALAAPVLIGAMTGGAEKARIINRHLATAAARLGIGMMLGSQRVMLEHPDAAPTFQVREHAPDILLVGNLGAAQFLQGYGAAQATRAVQEVGADALAIHVNPLQEALQPGGDTHWQGLTERLNSLVPHLPFPVILKEVGHGLDPATIHAVRPAGFAALDVAGAGGTSWARVEQLVHHGQVLSPDLCELGHPTADALRAARLAAPGTPLIASGGIRTGLDAARALSLGAGAVAVARPLLAPALDSADAVEAWLRTFLQDLRVALFVGGFPDVPSARAASGSS; via the coding sequence ATGCCCGACGCCGCGCCCCCCGCGCCCAGCCCCCTGAGCACCCGGAAACTGCGGCACATCGAGGCCTGCCTGCTCCCCGAAAGCCAGTACCAGCACGTCACCACCGGCCTCGAACGCGTGCCCTGGCTGTACCGCGCGCTGCCCGAAACGGACCTGGACGACGTGGACCTCCGCACCACCTTCCTGGGCCGGGCCCTCGCGGCCCCCGTGCTGATCGGCGCGATGACCGGCGGCGCCGAGAAGGCCCGCATCATCAACCGCCACCTCGCCACCGCCGCTGCGCGGCTGGGGATCGGCATGATGCTCGGCTCGCAGCGCGTCATGCTCGAACACCCGGACGCCGCCCCCACCTTCCAGGTCCGCGAGCACGCCCCCGACATCCTGCTCGTGGGCAACCTGGGCGCCGCGCAGTTCCTCCAGGGGTACGGTGCCGCCCAGGCCACCCGCGCCGTGCAGGAGGTAGGCGCCGACGCCCTCGCCATCCACGTCAACCCCCTCCAGGAAGCCCTGCAACCCGGCGGCGACACCCACTGGCAGGGCCTCACCGAACGCCTGAACAGCCTGGTGCCCCACCTGCCCTTCCCGGTCATCCTCAAGGAGGTCGGGCACGGCCTGGACCCCGCCACCATCCACGCCGTGCGCCCCGCCGGGTTCGCCGCGCTGGACGTGGCCGGCGCCGGCGGCACCAGCTGGGCCCGGGTGGAACAGCTCGTGCACCACGGCCAGGTGCTCAGTCCTGACCTGTGCGAACTCGGCCACCCCACTGCCGATGCCCTGCGCGCCGCCCGTCTGGCGGCCCCCGGCACGCCCCTGATCGCCTCCGGCGGCATCCGCACCGGCCTGGACGCCGCCCGCGCCCTCAGTCTGGGCGCCGGGGCGGTCGCGGTCGCCCGGCCCCTCCTGGCCCCCGCCCTGGACAGCGCGGACGCCGTGGAAGCGTGGCTGCGGACCTTCCTTCAGGACCTGCGGGTCGCGCTGTTCGTCGGCGGATTCCCCGACGTGCCCTCCGCGCGCGCGGCGTCCGGCTCGTCCTGA
- a CDS encoding DUF2726 domain-containing protein, which yields MLELALPEGYRVLPNVRLNDIFAIKTRRYGEKQGAKARLRNKHMDFLVVRLPDFRAVIAIELDGTSLNNAKQQYGDAVNDAAFRSAQLSLVCLRADMSHSWEAEC from the coding sequence GTGCTGGAGTTGGCCCTGCCGGAAGGTTACAGGGTTCTCCCGAATGTTCGCCTGAACGATATCTTCGCCATCAAAACCCGGCGATACGGAGAAAAACAGGGAGCAAAGGCCCGCCTCCGGAACAAACACATGGATTTCCTGGTGGTCCGTCTGCCTGACTTTCGGGCCGTCATCGCCATCGAGCTGGACGGCACGAGCCTCAACAACGCGAAGCAGCAATACGGTGATGCCGTGAATGATGCCGCCTTCCGCAGTGCGCAGCTGTCTCTTGTGTGTCTGCGGGCAGATATGAGCCATTCCTGGGAAGCCGAGTGCTAG
- the ruvA gene encoding Holliday junction branch migration protein RuvA, with translation MIAYLSGVVREVREQSAVVVAGGVGYEVQCPAGTLSKLVVGESAELNTRFVVREDAQLLFGFLDADSVKLFDLLTGVSGVGPKLGLALLSAMPVSALAQGLLSGDAKLLSSVSGVGKKTAERLVLELQGKVPEHLAVAGVAAGGKARPVASTAGRDAVEALLALGFREAQVRALVSELVAAEPEASADALIRKGLGRLR, from the coding sequence GTGATTGCTTACCTGTCCGGCGTGGTGCGTGAAGTGAGGGAGCAGAGTGCCGTGGTCGTGGCGGGCGGCGTGGGGTATGAGGTGCAGTGCCCGGCGGGGACGCTCTCGAAGCTGGTGGTGGGCGAGAGCGCGGAGCTGAACACGCGGTTTGTGGTGCGGGAGGACGCGCAGTTGCTGTTCGGGTTTCTGGATGCGGACAGCGTGAAACTGTTTGATCTGCTGACGGGGGTGAGCGGGGTGGGGCCGAAGCTGGGGCTGGCGCTGTTGTCGGCGATGCCGGTGTCGGCGCTGGCGCAGGGGCTGCTGAGCGGGGACGCGAAGCTGCTGTCCAGCGTGTCCGGGGTGGGCAAGAAGACCGCGGAGCGGCTGGTGCTGGAATTGCAGGGCAAGGTGCCGGAGCATCTGGCTGTGGCGGGCGTGGCCGCGGGCGGGAAGGCGCGGCCGGTGGCGAGCACGGCGGGCCGGGACGCGGTGGAGGCGCTGCTGGCGCTGGGGTTCCGGGAGGCGCAGGTGCGGGCCTTGGTGTCGGAGCTGGTGGCAGCGGAACCGGAGGCGAGTGCGGACGCGCTGATCCGCAAGGGGCTGGGGCGGCTGAGGTGA